The nucleotide window TCGCCGGTAACCGCCAGGGGTATACCTGGGGCAACCGTATCCAAAACGTGACCCAGGCGCTGAACGTCACGATTTGCGGCAAGTAGAATCTGTTTTCCTTTCGATTCCCGGAGCGAGAGGCCGACCCGCCGCGCGCTTGTGTATTTGTCAGAGCCGGCAGGCAGGTGCAGTTTGTTCCAGACACACGATGAAGACGCCATGACCAAGAAACTCAGCCCGGCGGAGGTAATCTCCAAGCATGCAGCACGTATTATGGCCATCGATGGGGTGATCGGCATGGCCGAGGGAGTCGACCGTGGCCGGGGGTGCATCCAGATTCACCTGGCCAGGGAGAACGGTACCCTCAAGAAGACTCTGCCGTCACAGCTTGACGGCTATCCGGTGGTAACAATTGTCACCGGCCCCGCGGAGCTGTTTTGACAGAAGCGAGCCAGGGGGCGCATGAATCGGCAATCTGGTACCGGATCCGGGGTGGTAGGAAGGCCTCAACAGGCTAGTGGCTCCACGCTCCTTAAACATTGTCGAAACCGCCCCGCGAAGCGCGGAGCTGGTTTCGACCTACGGTTGGCTACTGTCTTTCCACGGCTTGACCGAGGAACCCACCGATTGAAGTCCCGGCAGTAGAGCGGTGGGCTGCCGTACTATTTCGTGTCCAGAATCACCGGCAGACCGTCCTTGCCGGCGCCTACAATGATCACCTTTGTGTTGGGTGAATTGGCCAGCTTCTCGGTCGCCTCTACCCCTTTCCAGCGCAGGAGTTGGTCGCTGATACCCGATGACACGATGGTCTGGAAATCGGCGATACCCTGCGCCTCGATCCGTTTCCGGTCGGCCTCCTGTTTCTCCTTGGTCAGGATGAACTCCATTCGCTGACTTTCCTGATCGGCGCGCTGTTTTTGCTCGATCGCCTCGGTCAACTGGGTCGGAAGCTGGACGTTTCGCAGAGGCGTCGTTTCTATATACACACCCCGAAGCGCCATCGTCTTGGCCAGTTCTTCCTGAACCGTTGATGCAAGTTTCTCGCGTTCGGTCGAATAGAGGGCGCTCGCCTGGAATCCGGCGGTGACAGCACGGCTGATCGACCGGAACTGCGGCACGAGGAGGACATTTTCGAAGTCACCGCCGGCCACCGATTTGTACACTGACGCCGCCGAATCCGGATTAAGGCGGTACAGCGCGCTGATTTCCAGTCCAATAGTCAACCCCTCACGCGAGAGCACCTGCATCGTCTCTTTCAGCTCCTTGGTCTGGATGGAGAACTTGATCACGCGCGCCATCGGGTTGACCAGGTTTATTCCGGACGGCAGCGTGCGGGACGAAACGATACCGAAGAAGTCAATCACCCCTACGTGGCCGGCCGGAATCTGCGTGAAACACTGGACCAGGGCGATCACAGCGAAGACAATCGCGACCGCGAGCGCCACCGCGCGGGTTGTTCTTGCGATGTCAATATTACGCGCGGCGGAACGGGAAGCCCGCATCCAGACAACCAAGGCGATTGCCGATACGAGAAAAGCGATAATGAACAGCATAGCGTATCCTTTCTGTAGGAGCCAACGGGGTGCATCATGCGGCCGATGATCACCTCGTCTAACAGTACCGTCAGACTATGCGAGTATTCGATAGAAAGGAAGTTAAAACGGCAGACGCGAATGGGCTGGCAGATACCTGCCATTTGTCATGCGCCCGCTTGACCGGGTCATCCAAGAGTCGTAGGTCGGCGTTCCGGCGGCGTGAGCGAAGCGAGCGGCGACGAAACCCGACATCGAAGCGTTCACCGCACCCACGGCAGAGCTGCGGGGTTGTCACTTTATCCCTGGTTTCTTGTGCTGTTTCTGAGTAACCAACCCGCCCAGATACAGAGCAGGAGGGCTGCCGGCAACCCTACATACGACACGGCCATCGGAACCTCGGATGTGCCTACCACGACCGGCCACTGATTGACCAGCCTCAGAAAGTGAATCGCCGCGACCAAAAGGAAAACGATTCCGGAGACGATGAGATAGACTTTGTGGCTCATGATGGTACTCCTTACTGCCTGTTTGTCGAGGCAAGAGTGGCTTGCTTCACGCCCCATCCTGCCCACGGCAGAGCTGTAGGCTACAGGGCTATCGGGCGCGGTCAAGCATAAGTAATCTTCCAACCCACCGCAAGCGCCGGGCCACCCGAGAACTGGCGCCCTACTTCCCCTGCATCACTGGGCGCTTGATCTTCCGCGCACGTTTCGCAATCTCGGTGATCGCCTCGATAGCCGCATCGATATGCGCCTCAGTATTGAACGGGCCGATTGCGAACCTCACGCCGCCATGAATGGCTGCAGTGCCGATCTGCTCGTGCACCAGCGGCGCGCAGTGCAGCCCGGTCCGGGTCGCGATATTGAAATCGACATCGAGCATGATGCCGACATCGCCCGCCTCGAGACCATCGACGTTCATCGTAATTGTCGCCAGATGATTTGCGAGACTATCGCTACAGTAAACCGTTACGCCGTCGATCTTCTTGAAACCGTCGACCAGCTTCTTCGCCAGCTTCATCTCCCGGGCGTGAATCGCCTCCACCCCGCCCTGCTCCTCGATCCAGTCCTGCCCGGCCCATAGCGACGCAATCCCGCACATGTTGGGCGTGCCGTATTCCATCCGGTAAGGGTATTCGTCGAGATGATACGGATAAGCAGACTTCACACCAGTGCCGCCCGAACGCGTGTGACGAATCTCGACCCCGTCGCCCACGCACAGGCCGCCGATTCCGGTCGCTGCCATCAGCGACTTATGCCCGGTAAACGCGAGCGCGTCGATATGCATCTCACGCATGTTAATCGGCACCATGCCGGCGGTCTGCGACGTATCGATAATGAACCGGATATCAGTGTCATGACACAGCCGCCCGATCTCAGCCACCGGCTGCACAGTGCCGAGCACATTGGAGCCGTGATTCACGACCACCAGAGCGGTGTTCTTGCGGATAGCTCGCTTGATATCGTCAGGATCGACAAACCCGCGTGAATCAAACGGCACAAATGTCGCCTGCACGCCGCTGTCGCGCATGAGATGCCGGATCGGGCGGATGACCGAGTTGTGCTCCAGATTGGTGGTGATTACATGATCGCCCGGCTTGAGCATCCCCTGAATGAGCAGGTTGAGGGCATCGGT belongs to Candidatus Zixiibacteriota bacterium and includes:
- a CDS encoding prohibitin family protein; this translates as MLFIIAFLVSAIALVVWMRASRSAARNIDIARTTRAVALAVAIVFAVIALVQCFTQIPAGHVGVIDFFGIVSSRTLPSGINLVNPMARVIKFSIQTKELKETMQVLSREGLTIGLEISALYRLNPDSAASVYKSVAGGDFENVLLVPQFRSISRAVTAGFQASALYSTEREKLASTVQEELAKTMALRGVYIETTPLRNVQLPTQLTEAIEQKQRADQESQRMEFILTKEKQEADRKRIEAQGIADFQTIVSSGISDQLLRWKGVEATEKLANSPNTKVIIVGAGKDGLPVILDTK
- a CDS encoding aminotransferase class V-fold PLP-dependent enzyme, encoding MEPSCCDKLIYLDNAATSWPKPEKVYQFMVDFYRSCGVNPGRSGFDKAIEAGNIVENLRKRLTRFFGGEENHPERLCFGYNATDALNLLIQGMLKPGDHVITTNLEHNSVIRPIRHLMRDSGVQATFVPFDSRGFVDPDDIKRAIRKNTALVVVNHGSNVLGTVQPVAEIGRLCHDTDIRFIIDTSQTAGMVPINMREMHIDALAFTGHKSLMAATGIGGLCVGDGVEIRHTRSGGTGVKSAYPYHLDEYPYRMEYGTPNMCGIASLWAGQDWIEEQGGVEAIHAREMKLAKKLVDGFKKIDGVTVYCSDSLANHLATITMNVDGLEAGDVGIMLDVDFNIATRTGLHCAPLVHEQIGTAAIHGGVRFAIGPFNTEAHIDAAIEAITEIAKRARKIKRPVMQGK